Proteins encoded in a region of the Diospyros lotus cultivar Yz01 chromosome 9, ASM1463336v1, whole genome shotgun sequence genome:
- the LOC127810087 gene encoding heavy metal-associated isoprenylated plant protein 2-like: MKVTELKVCISCEKCKTQILKAVTKLEGIVEVSVDEQKGILKVVGDVDPIQVAKQVRKTGKTAVFGSVSEPKPANPSPEKPKPANPPPAPLPSCCSACCRLVEIIELKVCIACQKCKTQILKAVAKLEGIVEVSVDEQKGTLIQLSGWGR; the protein is encoded by the exons GTCTGCATCTCCTGCGAGAAATGCAAGACTCAGATACTGAAAGCAGTCACAAAACTTGAAG GTATTGTAGAAGTATCTGTGGATGAACAGAAGGGGATACTGAAGGTGGTTGGGGACGTTGATCCAATTCAAGTAGCAAAGCAAGTGAGGAAGACTGGGAAGACCGCAGTTTTCGGCAGTGTTAGTGAACCAAAGCCTGCAAATCCTTCTCCAGAGAAGCCTAAGCCTGCAAATCCTCCTCCAGCTCCTCTGCCTTCTTGTTGCAGTGCCTGCTGCCGCCTTGTCGAG ATAATAGAATTGAAGGTCTGCATCGCCTGCCAGAAATGCAAGACTCAGATACTGAAAGCAGTCGCAAAACTTGAAG GTATTGTAGAAGTATCTGTGGATGAACAGAAGGGGACACTGATCCAATTATCAGGTTGGGGACGTTGA
- the LOC127810085 gene encoding uncharacterized protein LOC127810085 encodes METDEQEMKETSMSAPKGEVLLPYYLHGSSLRQEAGEAEILEEHVADIQALMPQLRRSDYYTVLERRNRGGSSNGTRKTTIVVDGNGDKLTFCAMAVGRKRLWRFGFWIWFRWTNTDDLCCLSSLPHLRCQFNCINFPHHCKRLLVTIHRYLFNTCIQSKS; translated from the exons ATGGAAACAGATGAACAAGAGATGAAGGAAACTTCAATGAGTGCACCAAAAGGTGAAGTATTATTACCGTATTACCTTCATGGCAGTAGTTTGAGGCAAGAAGCTGGTGAGGCTGAAATTCTGGAAGAACATGTAGCTGATATTCAGGCATTAATGCCACAGCTCCGGCGTTCTGACTACTACACAGTGTTGGAGAGACGAAATAGAGGAGGAAGTTCT AATGGCACAAGAAAGACCACCATTGTGGTCGATGGCAATGGCGACAAGCTGACATTCTGTGCAATGGCAGTAGGAAGGAAGAGGCTTTGGAGATTTGGGTTTTGGATCTGGTTTCGGTGGACCAACACTGATGATCTCTGCTGCCTTTCCAGTCTTCCTCACTTGCGTTGTCAATTTAACTGCATCAACTTTCCCCACCACTGTAAGCGTCTCCTTGTCACCATCCACCGATACTTGTTCAATACCTGCATTCAATCAAAATCTTAG